The following proteins are encoded in a genomic region of Xanthomonas citri pv. mangiferaeindicae:
- a CDS encoding exodeoxyribonuclease VII small subunit, with translation MAKSASTPAPPAQDPSPVADFENALGQLEALVERMEGGELSLEESLGAYERGVGLYRRCRQALEDAEQRVRLLSDPAAPERSQPFGGEQVDDPDA, from the coding sequence ATGGCCAAATCCGCTTCCACGCCCGCCCCGCCCGCCCAGGATCCGTCCCCGGTCGCCGACTTCGAAAACGCCCTGGGCCAGCTCGAAGCCCTGGTCGAACGCATGGAGGGCGGCGAGTTGAGCCTGGAGGAATCGCTCGGCGCCTACGAGCGCGGTGTCGGCCTGTACCGCCGCTGCCGCCAGGCGCTCGAGGACGCCGAACAGCGCGTGCGCCTGCTCAGCGACCCGGCCGCCCCCGAGCGCAGCCAGCCGTTCGGCGGCGAGCAGGTCGACGATCCCGATGCCTGA
- a CDS encoding geranyl transferase, protein MPDSVGEIAARIGDWRTRTDTALQRALDTAAGGEPRLDAAMRHAVLLGGKRMRPLLVHATAAAFGAAPAQADAPAVAVELVHAYSLVHDDLPAMDDDALRRGQPTVHVAFDEATAILAGDALQTLAFSVLAEAPLAAETRLAMVARLASASGALGMCGGQAIDLAATGGGGARDIAGLERLHALKTGALLRAAVALGALAADVDAATRARLDEFATALGLAFQIRDDLLDIEGDSATLGKTAGKDVAQDKATFPALIGADASRARLSELASRMREALAPFGDAAAPLAELGRQAIERDH, encoded by the coding sequence ATGCCTGATTCCGTCGGCGAGATCGCCGCTCGCATCGGCGATTGGCGCACCCGCACCGACACCGCGTTGCAGCGCGCACTCGACACCGCCGCAGGCGGCGAACCGCGGCTGGATGCAGCGATGCGTCATGCGGTGCTGCTCGGCGGCAAACGCATGCGCCCGCTGCTGGTCCACGCCACCGCGGCGGCCTTCGGCGCCGCGCCCGCGCAGGCCGATGCGCCGGCAGTCGCGGTCGAACTCGTGCACGCCTATTCGCTGGTCCACGACGACCTGCCGGCGATGGACGACGACGCGTTGCGTCGCGGCCAGCCGACCGTGCACGTCGCCTTCGACGAAGCCACCGCCATCCTCGCTGGCGACGCCTTGCAGACCTTGGCGTTCTCGGTGCTCGCCGAGGCGCCACTTGCGGCCGAAACGCGGCTGGCGATGGTCGCGCGGCTGGCATCGGCATCGGGCGCGCTGGGCATGTGCGGCGGCCAGGCGATCGATCTGGCCGCGACCGGCGGCGGCGGTGCGCGCGACATCGCAGGCCTGGAACGTCTGCACGCGCTCAAGACCGGCGCGCTGCTGCGTGCGGCGGTTGCGCTCGGGGCACTGGCCGCCGACGTCGATGCCGCGACGCGCGCCCGGCTCGACGAGTTCGCGACCGCACTCGGCCTCGCCTTCCAGATCCGCGACGACCTGCTCGACATCGAGGGCGACAGCGCGACGCTGGGCAAGACCGCGGGCAAGGACGTGGCCCAGGACAAGGCGACGTTCCCTGCGCTGATCGGCGCCGACGCCTCGCGCGCGCGGCTCTCCGAGCTCGCCTCGCGCATGCGCGAGGCGCTGGCACCGTTCGGCGATGCCGCCGCACCGCTGGCCGAACTCGGCCGGCAGGCCATCGAACGCGACCACTGA
- a CDS encoding GNAT family N-acetyltransferase produces the protein MITLRPYAPSDFDACLALFDGNCPTFFDRAERDDFARFLSRHATAWHFLVVERDGRLLACGGHAQNDDGRHASLCWGMVARDHHRQGLGRRLLEARIAWCRRTPGIERIVLDTSQHTCAFYARFGFRVERVTPDGYGPDLDRYDMVLDLIETSGDATG, from the coding sequence ATGATCACGCTTCGCCCCTACGCCCCGTCCGACTTCGATGCCTGCCTGGCCTTGTTCGACGGCAACTGCCCGACGTTCTTCGACCGCGCCGAGCGCGACGATTTCGCGCGCTTCCTGTCGCGACATGCCACGGCCTGGCATTTCTTGGTCGTCGAGCGCGATGGCCGCCTGCTCGCCTGCGGCGGCCATGCCCAGAACGATGACGGGCGGCACGCAAGCCTGTGTTGGGGCATGGTCGCGCGCGACCATCACCGCCAGGGGCTGGGACGACGCCTGCTCGAGGCGCGCATCGCATGGTGTCGGCGCACGCCGGGCATCGAACGCATCGTGCTGGACACCAGCCAGCACACATGCGCCTTCTACGCGCGGTTCGGCTTCCGGGTCGAGCGCGTCACGCCCGACGGCTATGGCCCCGACCTTGACCGCTACGACATGGTGCTGGACCTGATCGAAACGAGCGGAGACGCCACGGGCTGA
- the pmbA gene encoding metalloprotease PmbA (protease involved in proteolytic processing of the antibiotic Microcin B17 and in sensitivity to the DNA gyrase inhibitor LetD) — protein sequence MSPSQIADRVAGDDSLARLDALTELSQRLLERCRAQGATQAEVACSEDAGLNVDVRMGEVETVESTQDRGIAVTVYFGRRKGSASTADLREESLAATVDQACAIARFTEDDPAAGLADAALMARPGADGRFPEFDAWHPWTLDADRAVDLALACETAGRDTDARIGNSDGASVSTARALHVYANSHGFVGAERSSHHSIGCALIAGSGEQMQRDGWYSVALAADDLEPAAAIGRRAAQRTLARLDPRPVPTGSYPVLFQAEVARSLVGHLLGAVSGGALYRRASFLLDSAGTQLFPDWFSIHERPFLARGFQSAAFDAEGVATRESPLVEAGVLQRYILGSYSARRLGLQTTANAGGVHNLEIAANAGDLDAMVRGMGRGLLVTELMGQGVNAVTGDYSRGAAGFWIEGGEIRHAVDGITIAGNLKQMFASIEAVGTDVDPRSHVRTGSMLIGRMTVAGTD from the coding sequence ATGTCCCCATCGCAGATCGCCGACCGCGTGGCGGGCGACGACTCCCTCGCCCGGCTCGACGCACTGACCGAGCTGTCGCAGCGCCTGCTCGAGCGCTGCCGGGCCCAGGGCGCGACTCAGGCCGAAGTCGCCTGCTCGGAAGATGCCGGCCTCAACGTCGACGTGCGCATGGGCGAGGTCGAGACGGTCGAGTCCACCCAGGATCGCGGTATCGCGGTGACGGTCTACTTCGGCCGCCGCAAGGGCAGCGCGAGCACCGCGGATCTGCGCGAGGAGAGCCTGGCGGCGACCGTCGACCAGGCCTGCGCGATCGCCCGCTTCACCGAGGACGACCCCGCCGCGGGCCTGGCCGACGCCGCGCTGATGGCGCGGCCGGGTGCCGATGGCCGCTTCCCCGAGTTCGACGCCTGGCATCCCTGGACGCTCGACGCCGATCGCGCGGTCGACCTGGCGCTGGCCTGCGAAACCGCGGGGCGCGACACCGACGCACGGATCGGCAACTCCGACGGCGCCTCGGTCTCGACTGCGCGTGCGCTGCACGTCTACGCCAACAGCCACGGGTTCGTCGGCGCCGAGCGCAGCAGCCACCACAGCATCGGCTGCGCGCTGATCGCAGGCAGCGGCGAGCAGATGCAGCGCGACGGCTGGTACAGCGTGGCGCTGGCGGCCGACGACCTGGAGCCGGCAGCGGCGATCGGCCGCCGCGCCGCGCAGCGCACGCTCGCGCGTCTCGATCCGCGGCCGGTGCCGACCGGCAGCTACCCGGTGCTGTTCCAGGCCGAGGTCGCCCGGTCGCTGGTCGGGCACCTGCTCGGCGCGGTCTCGGGCGGTGCGCTGTACCGGCGTGCCAGCTTCCTGCTCGACAGCGCCGGCACCCAACTGTTTCCCGACTGGTTCTCGATCCACGAGCGGCCGTTCCTGGCGCGTGGGTTCCAGTCCGCTGCGTTCGATGCCGAAGGCGTGGCGACCCGCGAGTCGCCGCTGGTCGAGGCCGGCGTGCTGCAGCGCTACATCCTCGGCAGCTACTCCGCGCGCCGGCTCGGTCTGCAGACCACCGCCAACGCCGGTGGCGTGCACAATCTGGAGATCGCCGCCAATGCCGGCGACCTCGATGCGATGGTGCGCGGCATGGGACGCGGGCTGCTGGTGACCGAACTGATGGGGCAGGGCGTCAATGCGGTGACGGGCGACTATTCGCGCGGCGCGGCCGGGTTCTGGATCGAGGGCGGCGAGATCCGGCACGCGGTCGACGGGATCACCATCGCCGGCAATCTGAAACAGATGTTCGCCAGCATCGAAGCGGTGGGCACCGATGTCGACCCGCGTTCGCATGTCCGTACCGGCTCGATGCTGATCGGCAGGATGACGGTTGCCGGCACGGATTGA
- the tldD gene encoding metalloprotease TldD (responsible for the proteolytic maturation of the E. coli pMccB17 plasmid-encoded microcin B17, an exported protein that targets the essential topoisomerase II DNA gyrase; degrades the E. coli plasmid F-encoded CcdA) has translation MTDLSPATGDALALAQSRLLLPAGLDSAHLDRTFSALLGPGIDFGDLYFQHARRESWSVEDGIVKSGSHAIEQGVGVRAISGEKTGLAYSDDIDAVALLSAARSARAIARDGRAHAPQALVRARAHDLYPSGDPIDALGSAEKVEALRRIDRFLRAADPRVQQVSVSLTGGVDTILVARSDGVLAGDVRPLVRLNIQVLVEQDGRRESGYAGYGGRYSYAELLGDGRPEHFAREALRQALVNLEAVDAPAGVMPVVLGAGWPGVLLHEAVGHGLEGDFNRKGTSTYAGRVGQRVAAPGVTIVDDGTLAGRRGSLNVDDEGTPTQCTTLIEDGVLTGYMHDTLNARLSGIASTGNGRRESFAHRVMPRMTNTYMLAGRDDPQDMIRSVKKGLYAVNFGGGQVDITSGKYVFSATEAYLIEDGRITAPVKGATLIGNGPETMQRVRMVGHDMALDDGVGICGKDGQSVPVGVGQPSLLIDGLTVGGTQA, from the coding sequence ATGACCGATCTCTCCCCCGCGACCGGCGACGCGCTGGCGCTCGCGCAGTCCCGTCTGCTGTTGCCCGCCGGCCTCGACAGCGCCCATCTCGACCGTACCTTCTCCGCCTTGCTCGGCCCGGGCATCGACTTCGGCGACCTGTATTTCCAGCATGCGCGCCGCGAGAGCTGGTCGGTCGAGGACGGCATCGTCAAGAGCGGCTCGCATGCGATCGAGCAGGGCGTGGGTGTGCGCGCGATCAGCGGCGAGAAGACCGGCCTGGCGTACTCGGACGATATCGACGCGGTGGCGCTGCTCAGCGCCGCGCGTTCGGCGCGTGCGATCGCCCGCGACGGCCGCGCGCATGCCCCGCAGGCGCTGGTGCGTGCGCGTGCGCACGATCTTTATCCGTCCGGCGACCCGATCGACGCACTGGGCAGTGCGGAGAAGGTCGAGGCGTTGCGCCGGATCGACCGCTTCCTGCGTGCCGCTGATCCGCGCGTACAACAGGTGAGCGTCAGCCTGACGGGCGGCGTGGACACCATCCTGGTCGCGCGCAGCGACGGCGTGCTCGCCGGCGACGTGCGGCCGCTGGTCCGGCTCAACATCCAGGTGCTGGTCGAGCAGGATGGGCGCCGAGAGTCCGGCTATGCCGGCTACGGCGGGCGCTACAGCTATGCCGAGCTGCTCGGCGACGGACGCCCGGAGCACTTCGCGCGCGAAGCGCTGCGCCAGGCGCTGGTGAACCTCGAGGCGGTCGACGCCCCGGCCGGGGTGATGCCAGTCGTGCTCGGTGCCGGTTGGCCGGGCGTTTTGCTGCACGAGGCTGTCGGCCATGGCCTGGAAGGCGACTTCAACCGCAAGGGCACCAGCACCTACGCAGGTCGCGTCGGGCAGCGGGTGGCCGCGCCCGGGGTGACGATCGTCGACGACGGCACGCTGGCCGGTCGGCGTGGTTCGTTGAATGTCGACGACGAAGGCACGCCGACCCAGTGCACCACGCTGATCGAGGACGGCGTGCTGACCGGTTACATGCACGACACCCTCAACGCGCGCCTGAGTGGTATCGCCTCGACCGGCAACGGCCGCCGCGAGTCGTTCGCGCACCGGGTGATGCCGCGCATGACCAACACCTACATGCTGGCCGGCCGCGACGACCCGCAGGACATGATCCGGTCGGTGAAAAAGGGGCTGTACGCAGTCAACTTCGGCGGCGGCCAGGTCGACATCACCAGTGGCAAGTACGTGTTCTCGGCGACCGAGGCCTATCTGATCGAGGACGGCCGCATCACCGCGCCGGTCAAGGGCGCCACGCTGATCGGCAATGGCCCCGAGACGATGCAGCGCGTGCGCATGGTCGGCCACGACATGGCGCTCGACGACGGCGTGGGCATCTGCGGCAAGGACGGCCAGAGCGTCCCGGTCGGGGTCGGCCAGCCATCACTGCTGATCGACGGGCTCACCGTGGGTGGTACCCAAGCTTGA
- a CDS encoding TIGR02099 family protein produces the protein MTAAWAKRLRRAHLGAWYVAALSVVLVAVGAVALAQLALPWVERNPRSVERWLSERAGRPVAFETLRTQWSRRGPLLRVTGLRIGEPGTAVPIDSAEIQVAPYSGLLPGRSLTELRIQGLALTLERDDDGGWHVRGLPGSATPNDDPLAALEGLGELQVIGARLTIDAPSLSLRHTLPRVDLRMQVDRRRVRAAAKAWVEVDGAPLDLRVDLLRDDLTGRAYVAMPRNDLQVWSPLLAPSGAAIGEGHGRVAAWLELRERRVVAATADIALDTLSLRRAVPSGQGGDAQGAVAFDGVRAQLRWEHEGADWRLDAPTLRMVQHGREQTLDGLVLAGGSRYAMRAARVEVAPLLALAALGDGLSPSLRDWLQAAAPQAVLADVEVAALPGGPARVAARIENLGFAPVGTTPGLHGLTGTLAGDADGLVFRPDPQARPVFDWPKGFGVPHPLRLEGDIAAWREDGDWRVETPALRIEGEGYAADVRGGLAFHGNGTRPRIDLAAVVDPAQVPVAKKFWVRHEMPAAAMDWLNMALVAGTVRDGRAIVSGELGDWPFGSADGHDRRGVFDARARIEDATIRFQDDWPALERMSGRVRFLNDGFSVEDAHGELAGAPVKTIEAGMRHYAHSPVEVRATTQADAGALLTLMRQSPFHVEHAETLDNLEVAGPARVALTLAVPHGAPVRLDGSVALDGVSAREGRFALDFSDVRGSARFDQNGFSGERLAARTEGRVGTLALRAGEGHVRDRAQAFEAELDTTLAASDLLARAPDLGWLRPHVDGAAPWQVQVSVARAPAPGQAPARLLLRSDLVGTALRLPAPLAKPAGEALRTTIEAPLPFDAGDIAVGFGDRLAVRARARDAGTGVRLAFGSARVAEAPPVSGIAIGGRTPVIELADWIGLAAGGGDGVDAPRLVGIDLTALDLRLPGAGFGQTRITAVRQGAGTSLRFDGAALAGGVRVPDADGAPVVATLQRLHWPMQAQAPAEEPRAAQPPAPSGDADTIDPATLRPIRLAIEDLRVGPLQLGTADGSLVRVPGGVALDHLRVQSPQHRIELRGRWTGRGTAARTTLEADLESDDFGRLASGLGFAGSIVGGQGRVDFDAAWPGAPNAFAVASLEGALQMTVKDGQLVEVEPGAGRVLGLLSVAELPRRLMLDFRDFFNRGFGFSRIAGEIRFGQGLARSDGVTIDGPAAEIRIRGTADLQARTHDQDIEVLPKTGNLLPAVGALTAGPVGAAVGAVANAVLRRPLAEMGARNYHVSGPWQDPKVEVVERRDVPPPEAAPSPPTGP, from the coding sequence ATGACCGCGGCGTGGGCGAAGCGCCTGCGTCGCGCGCATCTGGGCGCGTGGTACGTCGCGGCCTTGTCGGTGGTGCTGGTCGCGGTCGGCGCGGTGGCGCTGGCGCAGTTGGCGTTGCCGTGGGTCGAACGCAATCCGCGCAGCGTCGAGCGCTGGCTCAGTGAACGCGCCGGCCGGCCGGTCGCTTTCGAGACCCTGCGCACCCAGTGGAGCCGGCGCGGGCCGCTGCTGCGGGTGACCGGGCTGCGCATCGGCGAGCCAGGGACCGCGGTGCCGATCGACAGTGCCGAGATCCAGGTCGCGCCGTATTCGGGCCTGCTGCCGGGCCGCTCGCTGACTGAACTGCGGATCCAGGGGCTGGCATTGACCCTCGAACGCGACGACGACGGCGGCTGGCATGTCCGCGGCCTGCCGGGCAGTGCGACGCCCAACGACGATCCGCTGGCCGCGCTCGAAGGCCTGGGCGAGCTGCAGGTGATCGGCGCGCGGCTCACGATCGATGCGCCCTCGCTGTCGCTGCGACACACGCTGCCACGGGTCGATCTGCGGATGCAGGTCGACCGGCGCCGGGTGCGCGCCGCGGCCAAGGCCTGGGTCGAGGTCGACGGGGCGCCGCTGGATCTGCGGGTCGATCTGCTGCGCGACGACCTCACCGGCCGCGCCTACGTCGCGATGCCGCGCAACGACCTCCAGGTCTGGTCGCCGTTGCTGGCGCCCAGTGGCGCGGCGATCGGCGAGGGTCATGGCCGGGTCGCGGCCTGGCTGGAGTTGCGCGAGCGCCGGGTGGTCGCGGCCACGGCCGACATCGCGCTCGACACATTGTCGCTGCGGCGCGCCGTGCCGAGCGGGCAGGGGGGCGATGCCCAGGGCGCAGTGGCATTCGACGGCGTGCGCGCACAACTGCGCTGGGAGCACGAGGGCGCGGACTGGCGGCTCGACGCGCCGACGCTGCGCATGGTCCAGCACGGCCGCGAGCAGACGCTCGACGGGCTGGTGCTGGCCGGCGGCTCGCGCTACGCAATGCGCGCCGCACGCGTCGAGGTTGCGCCGCTGCTGGCGCTGGCCGCGCTCGGCGACGGCCTGTCGCCGTCGCTGCGCGACTGGCTGCAGGCCGCCGCGCCGCAGGCGGTCCTGGCCGATGTCGAGGTCGCCGCGTTGCCCGGCGGACCGGCCCGTGTGGCCGCGCGCATCGAGAACCTGGGATTTGCGCCAGTCGGAACCACGCCGGGCCTGCACGGGCTGACCGGCACCTTGGCCGGCGATGCCGATGGCCTGGTCTTCCGTCCCGATCCGCAGGCCCGGCCGGTGTTCGACTGGCCCAAGGGCTTCGGTGTGCCGCATCCGCTGCGGCTCGAGGGCGATATCGCCGCCTGGCGCGAGGACGGCGACTGGCGTGTCGAGACACCGGCGCTGCGGATCGAAGGCGAGGGCTATGCTGCGGACGTGCGCGGTGGCCTTGCCTTCCACGGCAATGGCACGCGCCCGCGTATCGATCTGGCGGCCGTCGTCGACCCGGCGCAGGTGCCGGTCGCCAAGAAATTCTGGGTGCGCCACGAAATGCCGGCGGCCGCGATGGACTGGCTGAACATGGCGCTGGTCGCCGGCACCGTCCGCGACGGGCGCGCGATCGTCTCCGGCGAGCTGGGCGACTGGCCCTTCGGCAGCGCCGACGGACACGATCGGCGGGGTGTGTTCGACGCACGGGCACGAATCGAGGACGCGACGATCCGCTTCCAGGACGACTGGCCGGCGCTGGAGCGCATGAGCGGGCGAGTGCGCTTCCTCAACGATGGGTTCTCGGTCGAAGACGCGCACGGCGAACTGGCCGGGGCGCCGGTGAAGACGATCGAAGCGGGCATGCGGCACTACGCGCACAGCCCGGTCGAGGTCCGTGCGACCACCCAAGCCGATGCCGGCGCGTTATTGACGTTGATGCGGCAAAGCCCGTTCCACGTCGAGCATGCCGAGACGCTCGACAACCTCGAGGTCGCTGGCCCGGCGCGCGTTGCGCTGACGCTGGCGGTGCCGCACGGCGCGCCGGTGCGGCTCGACGGCAGCGTGGCGCTGGACGGCGTGTCGGCGCGCGAAGGCCGTTTTGCGCTCGACTTCAGCGATGTGCGCGGCAGCGCACGCTTCGACCAGAACGGGTTTTCCGGCGAACGGCTGGCCGCCCGGACCGAGGGGCGCGTCGGCACGCTGGCGTTGCGCGCGGGCGAGGGCCATGTGCGCGACCGCGCCCAGGCGTTCGAGGCCGAACTCGACACCACACTCGCGGCCAGCGACTTGCTCGCACGCGCGCCCGATCTGGGCTGGTTGCGCCCGCATGTCGACGGCGCGGCGCCGTGGCAGGTGCAGGTCTCGGTGGCGCGTGCGCCTGCGCCGGGCCAGGCACCGGCGCGCCTGCTGCTGCGCTCGGATCTGGTCGGCACCGCGTTACGGCTGCCGGCGCCGCTGGCCAAGCCGGCCGGCGAAGCGTTGCGCACGACGATCGAAGCGCCGTTGCCGTTCGATGCCGGCGATATCGCGGTCGGATTCGGCGATCGGCTCGCGGTGCGCGCGCGTGCGCGCGATGCCGGGACCGGCGTGCGCCTGGCGTTCGGCAGCGCGCGCGTTGCCGAGGCGCCGCCAGTGTCGGGGATCGCGATCGGCGGACGCACTCCGGTCATTGAACTCGCCGACTGGATTGGCCTGGCGGCCGGCGGCGGCGACGGTGTGGATGCGCCGCGCCTGGTCGGCATCGATCTGACGGCACTGGATCTGCGTCTGCCCGGCGCCGGCTTCGGCCAGACCCGGATCACCGCAGTGCGTCAGGGCGCCGGCACCAGCCTGCGCTTCGATGGTGCGGCGCTGGCGGGGGGCGTGCGTGTGCCCGACGCCGACGGTGCGCCGGTGGTCGCAACGCTACAGCGCCTGCATTGGCCGATGCAGGCGCAGGCGCCGGCCGAGGAACCGCGGGCAGCGCAGCCGCCGGCGCCCTCCGGCGATGCCGACACGATCGATCCGGCGACGCTGCGGCCGATCCGGCTGGCGATCGAGGACCTGCGCGTCGGCCCGCTGCAGCTCGGCACCGCAGACGGCAGCCTGGTGCGTGTGCCCGGTGGCGTCGCGCTCGATCATCTGCGGGTGCAGTCGCCGCAGCACCGGATCGAGCTGCGCGGCCGCTGGACCGGACGCGGCACCGCTGCGCGGACAACGCTCGAGGCCGACCTGGAGAGCGACGATTTCGGCCGGCTGGCGTCCGGCCTGGGATTTGCCGGCAGTATCGTCGGCGGCCAGGGACGAGTGGACTTCGATGCCGCCTGGCCCGGTGCGCCCAATGCGTTCGCGGTCGCATCGTTGGAAGGCGCACTGCAGATGACGGTCAAGGACGGCCAACTGGTCGAGGTCGAGCCCGGGGCCGGACGTGTGCTGGGCCTGCTGAGCGTGGCCGAACTGCCACGCCGGCTGATGCTCGATTTCCGCGATTTCTTCAATCGCGGCTTCGGCTTCAGCCGGATCGCCGGCGAGATCCGCTTCGGCCAGGGCCTGGCCCGCAGCGACGGCGTGACGATCGACGGCCCCGCGGCGGAGATCCGCATCCGCGGCACCGCCGACCTGCAGGCGCGCACCCACGACCAGGACATCGAAGTGCTGCCCAAGACCGGCAACCTGCTGCCCGCTGTCGGCGCGCTGACCGCCGGTCCAGTGGGCGCGGCGGTGGGCGCGGTTGCCAATGCGGTGCTGCGGCGACCGCTGGCCGAGATGGGCGCGCGCAACTATCACGTCAGCGGCCCGTGGCAGGACCCCAAGGTCGAAGTGGTCGAGCGCCGTGACGTGCCGCCGCCCGAGGCGGCGCCGTCGCCGCCCACCGGCCCCTAG
- a CDS encoding ribonuclease G (involved in the processing of the 5'end of 16S rRNA), producing the protein MSEEILINVTPRETRVAVVENGMLQELHIERGWRRGVVGNIYKGRVQRVMPGMQAAFVDIGLERAAFLHANDVMRAPQANGDGDGESLFPPSGPTLPVNELLRDGQEIVVQVVKDPIGSKGARLTTQISIPSRYLVLLPQSRAVGVSARIEDEAERVRLKTLVSELAAATGGHGYIVRTNAEGQSAEALAEDIAYLQRAWALIERTVGEARVGSRVYEDLTLPMRAVRDLMRRDVDKVKVDSRDTYEKLCVFAAQYLPAPGPAEQARLVDRIECYTGSRPIFDLYGVEDEIQRALNKEVALKSGGTLVIDQTEAMTTVDVNTGSFLGQRNLEETVFRTNLEAAQAVARQLRLRNLGGIIIIDFIDMADPEHRRQVLRTLEKSLARDHAKTTVYDFSPLGLVEMTRKRTVESLQRQLGESCGACGGRGIVKTVETVTYEIFREIVRAVRQFDADRLLVIASPKVVTAITDEESAAVVELEEFLGKSIRFQSDDQYLQEQFDVVLL; encoded by the coding sequence ATGTCCGAAGAGATCCTGATCAACGTCACGCCGCGCGAGACACGCGTGGCCGTGGTCGAGAACGGCATGCTGCAGGAGCTGCACATCGAGCGCGGCTGGCGGCGCGGGGTGGTCGGCAACATCTACAAGGGCCGGGTGCAGCGGGTGATGCCCGGCATGCAGGCGGCGTTCGTCGACATCGGCCTGGAGCGCGCGGCTTTCCTGCACGCCAACGACGTGATGCGCGCACCGCAGGCCAACGGCGATGGCGACGGCGAGAGCCTGTTCCCGCCGTCCGGGCCGACGCTGCCGGTCAACGAACTGCTGCGCGACGGGCAGGAGATCGTCGTCCAGGTGGTCAAGGACCCGATCGGCAGCAAGGGCGCGCGGCTGACGACCCAGATCAGCATCCCCTCGCGCTACCTCGTGCTGCTGCCGCAGTCGCGCGCGGTCGGCGTGTCGGCGCGGATCGAGGACGAGGCCGAGCGAGTGCGGCTCAAGACGCTGGTGTCCGAGCTGGCCGCCGCCACTGGCGGCCACGGTTATATCGTGCGCACCAATGCCGAGGGCCAGAGCGCCGAAGCGCTGGCCGAGGACATCGCCTACCTGCAGCGGGCCTGGGCGCTGATCGAGCGCACGGTCGGCGAGGCGAGGGTGGGCAGCCGGGTCTACGAGGACCTGACCCTGCCGATGCGCGCAGTGCGCGACCTGATGCGCCGCGATGTCGACAAGGTCAAGGTCGACTCGCGCGACACCTACGAAAAGCTGTGCGTATTCGCCGCGCAGTACCTGCCGGCGCCCGGGCCGGCCGAGCAGGCGCGGCTGGTGGACCGGATCGAGTGCTACACCGGGTCGCGGCCGATCTTCGACCTGTACGGGGTCGAGGACGAGATCCAGCGGGCGCTCAACAAGGAGGTCGCGCTCAAGTCCGGCGGCACGCTGGTGATCGACCAGACCGAGGCGATGACCACCGTCGACGTCAACACCGGCTCGTTCCTGGGCCAGCGCAACCTCGAGGAGACGGTGTTCCGCACCAACCTGGAGGCCGCGCAGGCGGTCGCCCGGCAACTGCGGCTGCGCAATCTGGGCGGCATCATCATCATCGATTTCATCGACATGGCCGACCCCGAGCACCGCCGCCAGGTGCTGCGCACGCTCGAAAAATCGCTTGCGCGCGACCATGCCAAGACCACGGTCTACGACTTCTCGCCACTGGGCCTGGTCGAGATGACCCGCAAGCGCACGGTCGAGAGCCTGCAGCGCCAGCTCGGCGAGTCGTGCGGCGCCTGCGGCGGCCGCGGCATCGTGAAGACCGTCGAGACGGTGACCTACGAGATCTTCCGCGAGATCGTGCGCGCAGTGCGCCAGTTCGATGCCGACCGGTTGTTGGTCATCGCCTCGCCCAAGGTGGTCACCGCGATCACCGATGAAGAATCGGCCGCGGTGGTCGAGCTCGAGGAGTTCCTCGGCAAGTCGATCCGGTTCCAGTCCGACGACCAGTACCTGCAGGAGCAGTTCGACGTTGTGCTGCTCTAG
- a CDS encoding septum formation protein Maf, translating into MLYLASQSPRRRALLAHFGLPFGVVDVDVVECRDPAEAAGDYVRRVARDKADAGLRTLATEPGAVVLGADTEVVLDGEVFGKPRDDAEAASMLRKLSGRTHEVISSVALVGADRQAQATVVTEVTFAPLDETTIAAYVASGEPRGKAGGYAIQGGAALFVTHLAGSYSGVVGLPLQQTGVLLRDFGLAPRPFVAEAQEA; encoded by the coding sequence ATGCTGTATCTCGCCTCGCAATCCCCGCGCCGTCGCGCCCTGCTGGCCCATTTCGGACTCCCGTTCGGGGTCGTCGATGTCGATGTCGTTGAGTGCCGCGATCCGGCCGAAGCGGCGGGCGACTACGTGCGCCGTGTCGCACGCGACAAGGCCGACGCCGGGCTGCGCACCTTGGCGACCGAGCCCGGTGCGGTCGTGCTCGGTGCCGATACCGAGGTCGTCCTTGACGGCGAGGTCTTCGGCAAGCCACGCGATGATGCCGAGGCTGCATCGATGCTGCGCAAGCTTTCGGGGCGAACCCACGAGGTGATCTCGTCGGTGGCGCTGGTCGGCGCCGATCGCCAGGCGCAGGCGACGGTGGTCACCGAGGTGACGTTCGCGCCGCTCGACGAGACGACCATTGCGGCCTATGTCGCCAGTGGCGAGCCGCGCGGCAAGGCCGGCGGCTACGCGATCCAGGGCGGTGCGGCGCTGTTTGTTACGCACCTGGCCGGCAGCTACTCGGGTGTGGTCGGCCTGCCGCTGCAGCAGACCGGCGTGCTGCTGCGCGATTTCGGGCTGGCCCCGCGGCCGTTCGTCGCTGAAGCACAGGAGGCCTGA